Proteins encoded in a region of the Scomber scombrus chromosome 16, fScoSco1.1, whole genome shotgun sequence genome:
- the galnt12 gene encoding polypeptide N-acetylgalactosaminyltransferase 12, which yields MAVWGRRNRPKLLFLLLGVALVGYVLFFRNSSGDVSEANRREASGEVTNEQLKKPVYEKPPLDLNALGEMGRAVKLNLKGEEKLKEEESIKKHQINTYVSDRVSLHRRLPERWNPLCRTLKYDYQSLPTTSVVIAFYNEAWSTLLRTVHSVLETSPDILLKEVVLVDDYSERAHLKEPLEKYISGLRKVRLIRATKREGLVRARLLGASITTGDVLTFLDCHCECHEGWLEPLLHRIKEEPSAVVCPVIDVIDWNTFQYLGNSGEPQIGGFDWRLVFTWHAVPDQEQQRRRSDIDVIRSPTMAGGLFAVSKNYFHYLGTYDTGMEVWGGENLEFSFRIWQCGGSLEIHPCSHVGHVFPKKAPYSRSKALANSVRAAEVWMDEYKEVYYHRNPHARLEAFGDVTERKKLREKLGCKNFRWYLDNVYPDIHVPEDHPGRFGMLKNRGKTNYCFDYNPKDEHVVEGQRVILYPCHGMGQNQFFEHSMDGEIRYNTREPAGCIVGDNISTYLTVQLCRKRGKPLPVDQKFVFREDGSLYHVTSQKCVQAVDKTDNGTPAPSLQPCSDSLHQKWFFEERM from the exons ATGGCAGTCTGGGGAAGAAGGAACCGACCCAAGTTACTCTTCCTTCTCCTCGGCGTCGCTTTGGTAGGATATGTCCTATTTTTCAGGAACAGCTCTGGAGACGTGAGTGAGGCAAACCGACGAGAGGCCTCTGGAGAGGTTACGAATGAACAGCTAAAGAAGCCCGTCTACGAGAAGCCCCCCCTGGATTTAAATGCCTTGGGTGAAATGGGGAGGGCTGTCAAACTCAAtctgaaaggagaggagaagctaaaagaggaagaaagcatCAAAAAACATCAGATTAACACTTATGTCAGTGATAGAGTGTCACTACACCGTAGGCTGCCAGAGAGATGGAACCCACT CTGCAGAACACTGAAGTATGACTACCAGTCTTTGCCAACAACCTCCGTGGTGATCGCTTTCTACAACGAGGCCTGGTCCACTCTGCTGAGGACGGTCCACAGCGTGCTGGAGACGTCCCCCGACATCCTGTTGAAAGAGGTGGTGCTTGTGGACGACTACAGCGAAAGAG CTCACCTGAAGGAGCCATTGGAGAAGTACATCTCAGGTTTGAGGAAGGTGCGTCTGATCCGGGCCACGAAGAGAGAGGGATTAGTGCGGGCCCGGCTGCTAGGGGCATCCATTACCACGGGTGATGTGTTGACCTTTCTGGACTGTCACTGCGAGTGTCATGAGGGCTGGTTAGAGCCCCTGCTTCACAG GATCAAAGAGGAGCCATCAGCTGTGGTGTGTCCTGTCATTGATGTGATAGACTGGAACACCTTTCAGTATTTAGGGAACTCTGGTGAACCTCAGATTGGGGGGTTTGATTGGCGGTTGGTCTTTACCTGGCACGCCGTCCCAGACCAAGAGCAGCAACGCCGTCGCTCAGACATTGATGtcatcag aTCTCCTACTATGGCAGGTGGTCTGTTTGCTGTGAGCAAGAACTACTTCCATTATCTGGGGACGTATGACACAGGGATGGAGGTCTGGGGAGGAGAGAATCTGGAATTCTCCTTCAGG ATTTGGCAGTGCGGGGGCAGCCTGGAGATCCACCCATGCTCCCATGTGGGTCATGTGTTTCCCAAAAAGGCCCCATACTCACGGAGCAAAGCTCTTGCGAACAGCGTGAGAGCTGCTGAGGTCTGGATGGATGAATACAAAGAAGTCTACTACCATCGAAATCCCCACGCACGACTG GAGGCCTTTGGAGACGTGACTGAGCGGAAGAAGCTTAGAGAGAAGCTGGGCTGTAAGAACTTCAGGTGGTACCTGGATAATGTTTACCCTGATATTCACGTCCCCGAGGATCATCCAGGCAGGTTTGGAATG CTGAAAAACCGTGGCAAGACCAACTACTGTTTTGACTACAACCCTAAAGATGAACATGTGGTGGAGGGCCAAAGAGTCATCCTCTATCCGTGCCACGGCATGGGTCAGAACCAG TTCTTTGAACACTCCATGGATGGTGAGATCCGCTACAACACCAGGGAACCTGCTGGATGCATTGTGGGTGACAACATCAGCACATACCTGACTGTCCAGCTGTGCAGAAAGCGAGGGAAACCTTTGCCAGTGGACCAAAAATTTGTCTTCCGAGAG GATGGCAGCCTGTACCACGTGACAAGCCAGAAGTGTGTTCAAGCGGTAGATAAGACCGACAATGGGACGCCAGCCCCATCACTCCAACCCTGCTCTGACAGTCTCCACCAAAAGTGGTTCTTTGAGGAGAGAATGTAA